Genomic DNA from Babylonia areolata isolate BAREFJ2019XMU chromosome 9, ASM4173473v1, whole genome shotgun sequence:
aaagaccatgtagagctccttgttctgctcacggcacttctcttgcatctggtgtacggcaaacaccatgtcacatgttctcctgcctgagcggaagccgcactgtgcttcagggatgactgtgttggagacatatTCAACACATACCTAGCTAACTTTaaattaataaagaacagtttgatatatacaactttttccaaaaaatgttaacatttgaaactggaaACACGTGTTTCGTAATTTCTgaaggcaaaaaaggtttcattactaaacagcgggttaaaacgtgctctaccgttaaacgtcccttagaaatgcattcaatattttcacaatattttgtgtatggggaatttagtaataacctaaatgctatgctcttaacagccctgccagttcttttagcatttaataaggcagaagtgttaatttctaaagacagaaaggaattttgcatatttctttcaacaaaattacacatttcagatgatgataaacgatgaggaagttcaattgcattaaagcgtttttagcttcctgctttgcaagatgatctgcacgttcattagaaaaaAAGCCCATAAAGATAATGTAAGGAGAGGTTTATTATCACTTTTTCATTATTATGATATTGactacagtgatgataatgataatgataatgatgatggtaatgattatgTTACATCCTATGAAGTGAGCGTAAAGTTATAGTGTTTTCATCACGATTTTTCGTCCTGTTATCATACGTGTTATCATACAGGAAACATTCCTCAATCAACTGGGGGTCATTTGGAAAAATAgacatctacctgtctgtccagcCTTTTTCGTTCTctccatttgtttttttttttttttttatcagtccgCTAGGTCTACACACTGTCAACAAATCGATATTCCCTGCGACTGATCGCATGTAGAGCGCCGTTTATAACTtgattttcgaaaaaaaaaaaaaaaaaaaaaaagaagaagaagaagaagaaagaagaaaatgtctgAAAAACAGTTAGACATTCATAACTTCATTCCGATTGACCTCTGATAGATATGCGGAACGTTCCTTGATTGAGAATATGATAACATTTccagtataaaacaacaacaacaacaagaacaaaacaacttaAGCTCAGCTTATAGAAACTTTGTATATATTTGCTATGAATGTGTACacttgttacatttttttttcttcttttttattctttcgcggtttttttttcttctttttttttcgtttttgttgttgttgttgttgtttggtgtttgtttgtttgttgttgttgttttaagaaaatGTTGGCATAAGTTGCCATATTTTGCTGTATTCGTTTATCATTAATACACGCGATCCTCTTCCTGTCATTCATTTTTGTCATcaaaactgttctctctctctctctctctctctctctctctctctctctctctctctctctctctctctccctgtgtgtgtgtgtgtgtgtgtgtgtgtgtgtgtgtgtgtgtgtgtgtgtgtgcgtgcgcgcgcgcgttcgagtgcttatgtgtgtttttatttgtgtggaAAGTATTAAGCATCATCAGAAAAGGATGCAGTTGTACGAAAATCTGCAGtaatttatttctgtatcttcattgttttttgttgttgttgttgtttttgtttgttgttgttgttgttgttttttttgtaggcaAGAAGAAAGACGATAGAATCATTGAAatattgtttatgttgtttccttttctttcagcaACCTGAAACCCAGTTCAGAATTGCCAGAGTgctgaagacagaaacagaggggtcCTTCAAGGTGACAGTACTCTATGAAGGAACAAGGAAACCAGACGTAAACAGCTTCGACGGCCGTGAGTTAAACTGTCGGTCCTTCACAGATAATGTACAgttgtgtacacacgcacacacacacacacacacacacacacacaacgtttataacgtttccattttccgttgtctctccctattcaccctccacacatacacacacttttactccgcacccccccccctcccacaacccctacccccacggttttattttcttttcctgtctaatatcacttcaagcggaaagacgttaaactgaagacgacacacacacacacacacacacacacacacactaaaagactagagagagagagagagagagagagagagagagaataataatgatgataatgatgattatgataatcagcatttaaatagcgctgaatcttgtgcagagacaatgtatgggttgtgttcttttcacattacgttagctaagcaaagtgtccataactctgtgtCGATGCAAGGTAAAATGTCTATTATATATTATAAAACTTCACTGCTACACATGacgaaaatgtgtccaccttgaccaaattaattatataaaaaaaaaggtatcgaGCACTAGAGATTTTGatgcatgatgatgatagtaaccaTTGTCGTTCAGTAATccaaatgaacaagaaaaaaacaacaaacttttcgcttaaaaaaaaaaaaaaaaaaaaaaagagaagaggcaGGGGTCACATTTGTGCAAGGTGGACGTGGGTGATTTACGAGATAGTTTACAAATATGTTTACAacatgtctcaaggcctgactaagcgcgttgggttacgctgctggtcaggcatctgcttggcagatgtggtgtagcgtatatggatttgtctgaacgcagtgacgcctccttgaggtactgaaactactgaaacttaCAATATGTGGTAGGAAAGGGCTGGATGGGGCGTGCTAACTTTGCACGTCTGACATGGACACATCCCAAGTGTTGCAAATTCACCACCATGGGTAAAACTGTAGAACGTgcaattactctgtgtgtgtgtgtgtgagtgtgtcaagtcaagtcaagtctagattttatttcacgatggtaaattgaataagcaacaattgcttttttttaaaattttttacatcaagccatcaatgaaaataataataaaataaagaaataaataaatgaataaataaatacaaatttaaaagaagggaaaagaaaggaaaaaaaaatagaagaaaaaataggagagtgagagagagagagagagagagagagagagagagagagagagagaagaaacaagcagatgaagagctacaacaacaaatgacatatatatatatatatatatatatatatatatatatatatatatatatacatatacacaagaatattgtgataaagaaatatacaattgcatttccatttcacacacacacacacacacacacacacacacacacacacacacacacacacacaccactgaacacaaattctcggactcAGTTACACCATGAccccccacccacatgcacatgttcccccatttagtgcaaaatccttgccaacacaagcatatacataacatttcacaattaataggaatattagactaacaggtcaaaatttgtattactgttaattattttcaatgaggtgactCTTCAAATTTTTCTTAAACACgcttttatttacgatacttttcagagtgagtgggagattattccataattttccaccagaatacagaaagctggatttgtaaaggttgtttcttggtctgggtatgcagagcatgtggttgtgtctgtgttcattagttttaaaagtgtctgcaatcttttttggagcatttccatacataacattatgcatgcaaacagctttgttgaagtacagcctgttgtgaaagggtaatatattaagttgtttatagtccattagggtgtgtgtgtgtgtgtgtgtgtgtgtgtgtgtgtgtgtgtgtgtgtgtccggcttGTTCACTTTGGCCGAACATGAAACCAAAATAACCAATTGGTAGCCACTCAGCAAGTGAATGTTTTGCTATTGACAATCACACAAGCTGTCATgtacacgcacacctacacatagataaacgcacacccacacgcataaaaacatgcatacacacacatgtacacgcacacgttCGCGATCACTTCCattagcttgtttttgttttttgtgtgatttttactttatttattttattttattttattcatttttattatttatttttattttatattttattttatttatttatttatttatttatttttctcaagacctgactaagcgcgttgggttacgctgctggtcaggcatatgcttggcagatgtggtgtagcgtatatggatttgctcaaacgcagcgacgcctccttgagctactgatactcacAAAATGGACAACATGAAAATGTCACATTGCTTTCTTTTGTACCTTTCAGCTTTTCAAATCACAAAGCATGAACACGGCATGGTAGAAATCGACGTGCCCAAAGATCCCAGGCTGCAACATCCTCGTGTCAGCTTTTTTCTCCCTGACATTAGTGTTACGATGCAGCTGGATCTGAACAACACTGCAGACTCCATGGCGTTCCCTCACTTTGACTTTGTGATAGGGCAAGGCGGGGATATCAAGTACAATCCTGGACAACCAATCCAGTTTAATGTCACCTTCAGTATTGATGGAGACATGGACAACATTGTCTCTGATGATGTTGACCTTCAGATTATGATCAGCTCAGACACGCAAGACAACGTGGTTGATGTTTATGATCCCATCGAAAGTTCCAAAGCCCAACCAGTGAAGTTAGTGCCAGTGGATTTTGGGGGATCTATGGGATATCGCTACGTGAACTTCATACTCAACTCCACGAGGGAAAACCCAGAAGGCATGATTGGCGTGAATTACGGCGCTCACTACAACAGCTCCGCAAAACTTCCTGTATCCTGGCTGCGTTATCATCATGCTGTGAAGTTCTACCAGGAGGGTCACGAGGGGCCTTTCCCGAGGGGTTTCATAGGTTTTATAAATTACACCTCCTTCGACAATTCCCACGTCTTCTGTGACATGGATTACAACGACTGCGTCCTCAGCTGTGAAGCGATAGGAGACGAAGTGAATGATATACAGATAAGGAAGATGACAAGCCGAGGGCCGAACCCACGTCTTTCCACCACCACGATTATCAACGGAGGTGTGGCCAGCACCGCCGTGCACGTGCGCAATGTCACTTATGAAGACGCTGGATACTTCCAATGCACAGCGAAGTCACCGACACAGCAGATCGCCCGGGTCCTTGAGATAGAAGTGGTGAGGAAGCCATGATCAACAAAGAACTATCAACCGCGACAATGTTCAAGAACGGAGTAAGttgcctctctatctgtgtgtgtgtgtgtgtgtgtgtgtgtgtgtgtgtgtgtgtgtgtgtgtgtgtgtgtgtgtgtgtgcgcgcgcgcgtgcgcgtgcttatgtgtgtttttatttgtgtggaAAGTATTAAGCATCATCAGAAAAGGATGCAGTTGTACGAAAATCTGCAGtaatttatttctgtatcttcattgttttttgttgttgttgttgttgtttttgtttttggtaggcaagaaaaaaacccacaaacacagactacacagacacacaaatatacacataaatttacacacacacacacacacacacacacacacacacacacacacacacacacacacactcgtctgatATTACTTTAAATGATAAAGATGGTATATTGAAAACCATTACgacaggaagaacaacaagaactactactactactactactaccacttctgctATTTTTTCCCTAAGCATGTGCAGTGTAgtgaatatggatcagtctgaagGCTTTGTCACCTTTTTGAAACACTACCagtactacgactactactactactactgctgctgctgctgctgctgcctgctacccctactgctactactactactactattactgctgctgctgctgttgttgttgctgttgctgctgctacttctacaactactacgacaacgactactactactactactgctgctgctgctgttgctgctactgttgttgttgttgttgctgctgctgctgctacttctacaacaactacgacaacgactactactactgctgctgctgttgctgctgctactgttgttgttgttgttgttgctgctgctacttctacaactactacaacaactacgataacgactactactactactactactgctgctgctgttgctgctgctactgttgttgttgttgttgttgttgttgttgttgttgttgttgttgttgttgttgttgttgttgttgttgttgttgttgttgttgctgctgctgctgctgctactactactactactactactactactacactaatGCATGTCTGCTCTGTTGTACAGACCTTGCTGGTGACGTGCACTGCGGAGGGGATACCAGCACCAAGAGTCTACTTGACGGATTATTTTGTGGACACTTACTTCCGTGATTACTACACGACGCACACGAGCCAACCGGGAACAAGAGTAGACATGTTCATTTATGAGTTCAATGACCACCCAGCCTCCTTCTATTGCCGTGCCACAAACACAGACCAGGAGGTGCACGATTACTTTGAAATTGTCTACAACTCGCATTAATTAACAAAATATCAaaatgcaaattttttttttaaccctttcactgccaagctcgcatttatgcacaggcgtgatagaggacccatgtcactgaaaaggtgaccattcattggtctgttatccataaacctactgctcctaatgtttagtggtaggataggccctattttctatacatcgcagggggaattcccagctattcttagccactgtcttttctgtgtttatgccacaagggaattttgtactctaaattgactggcgataaAAGGGTTAAACCACTTTTCTTCAAACGTTGGCCAGATTGTTTTTaatgattttgttcttgttgtttcgttTATTTTCAAACACTCAACTCAGTTTTGTTAAGTTTGATTTCGAGTTCATCGAAGTTTGAATAAAAACTAGTATCGGCAGTGGAGTTTTCGCTCTTGTACAgtacttttgtatttgtatttgtacttgtatttcttttcatcacaacagatttctctgtgtgaaattcgggctgctctccccagggagagcgcgttgctacactacagcaccaccccaacccccccccccccccccttttttttttttttttcctgcgtgcagtttatttgtttttttctatcgaagtgggtttttctacagaaattttgccaggaacaacccttttgtcgccgtgggttcttttacgtgcgctaagtgcatgctgcacacgggacctcggtttatcgtctcatccgaatgactacttcTTTATATCTGTTAAGTTCAGGAACGGGATAACGTCTatgataagaaaaataaatgcaTTTGGTCAAAACGTGTATGTTTAAAACTTGGAAGACACCACAACGCATTGTAACGCAATACAACATgctacaatataaaaaaaaacaatgcatgcattacagtacaatactgtacagCATAATAATACATGCAtaactctctctatctatcacacacacacacacacacacacacacacacacacacacacacacacacacacacgtctctccctccctcctccccccctccctccctctctctctctctcaaaaggacAAAATCGTGTCACTGCCGTGGTCAGAGGCAACATACCAGAACCAACAGGCCACGCTCGAAAAGTGCGAAAAGTGCTGTACTTGGATCCGATTATAATCATCAGTACATTTTTCTGTAATTCCTCCCTGTGTCATGCCGAGGTCTgaacccccacacatccccacccccctcccctccccacctccctccctcggACGCTGGTAAACTGTCAAATAGGTCAGGCGTGATCTGTCATGGCTATTAAGGGGCATGTTGACTGCTTAGGGCGTATATGACTCAAATTAGTGCTGTCGTCAGCACAGTTAGTGCCTTCGCACTCATACAGTCCGAAGTACACTTATATGGGagagatgtacgtgtgtgtgtgtgtgtgggtgtgggtgtgtgtatatgcgtgtgtgtgtgtgtgtgtgtgtgtgtgtgtgtgtgtgtgtgtgtgtgtgtgtgtgcatacatacatgatatatatatatatatatatattgtgtgtgtgtgtgtgtgtgtgtgtgtgtgtgtgtgtgcctttttgtgtgtgcgtgtgtgtttgtttgagtgtgtgcatgtgtctgtcgcgcgcgcgtgagtgagtgtatgggtgagaagaagaatcgaaagaagaagaagttaaagaGCTAAAACAttctcaaacagacagacattgacacacacacacacacacacacacacacacacacacacacacacacaagcaaatccACACACCTTttattaaattatttatttatttatttatttatttttaatcatcttcttcttccactagacgaccaacatcagtatgtggatgaaaactgtcgtgttgtgggaggttgctgttggacGCAATTCAGGTGGGCTACCAAGGGATGTGCTATAACCTGATAGGAGAGATGGAGCGCAGTCCACCTGGTGTGTTCGCATCACCAGCTTGGCCAATCCGGCacccgtagcggtccccggggaATACACGCAACtagcacagccctagccttctacgacatTACTTAccagtgggggggagagaaaaaagaaaacacaagagaggcaagtttcagtttcagtttcagtagctgaaggaggtgtcactgcgttcggacaaatccatacacgctacaccacatctgcacaagcagatgcctgaccagcagcgtaacccaacgcgctttgtcaggccttgaaaaaaaaagaaaaaaaaagaagataaataaataaataaataaaataaataaataaatgaaaaagacaacaatgatgataaataagcaaataaatgtaaaagcagacacacattcacacatgcacagatatgcaccaaacatgcagtttcacagatatgaaagcacattcaaatacacataaatgtacatgagccccaacacacacacacacacacacacacacacacacacacacaccccttaccctgcaccccctctacccccctccacacactcatttctaggctacgtatcgcagcttccacggcacacacacacacacacacacacacacacacacacacatgttccggAACTCAAAAAGGAACACGAACGTAAtctagataaagagacagacatcagcagATGGAAAAAAAGGGTCTAAAACGAAAGAGAGATAGatttgcaaggccttcaagactcacttgtgatacacttaaaaaaaaaaaaaatctaatcgttaaaatgttttctgtatttgttggTATAAAGCTTccggttaaagaaagaaaagaaaaaaagtcctgacggcagattcgaaccccgcgtgttcgggtgagaagaaactatcttaccctatacactatcgtggctccgtaaatgacgttcaaaaactgaatatttgaacatgcttttttaaagggcgataaatcgattgcggtattcacagtgagaacgttgtttaaatcatattattctggtgtatcttgggcattaaaaaaaagctttgaatatgtatgaatatgtgtacgcaattgatttttgtccacgaccttcagggctcagccaatagatctataaagtccacttgtagtattgattttagtattttccgaaaaacaccacttaggcgaatgaacatagggaaaaccctgtacactgagagtaaaacatacaagctttttatgtattgagtataatttcagaatgtaatgtttaagatgagaaagatcagtttaaagcaaattaacctccctagcattaattacagattaatttcccttttttactatccgcaccaaagacatgcactagaaatataactttcatgcttagcaaaagaagttcctgtttgaacaaaaaatgataaaaatgactgctcttgttgttgtgtcagaatatcagatcaaagtgccaagtttagagaataaaaaattataaatataacagaaaattCAGTTTGAATATAATTtggctttattattatttttttgtgtgcccatcccataggtgcaatattgttttaaacaagatgactggaaataactgaatttttcctatttttatgccaaatttggtgtcaactgacaaagtgtttgcagagaaaatggcaatgttaaagtttaccatggacacacagacacacatctttttacatctattaaacatggagtaccacagggatccatcttaggaccaattttattctccacttatgttaatgacttaccttgttatatgaaatttaaatgtgaaatgtttgcagattacacatccttacattcaagcaattcagacgccagtaaactaactaatgaactccaagatgatattcagaaacttaatgactggacacattTGAATCACATGTCCGTGAATGTTCAGAAAACGaagcgcatgtatgtatgtgcacgacaaaaaagaaaaaaaaaacaacaacataacttcaAACCGCTATGGACATCATTGGTGGGCACTcacggcgcaacagccgagtggttaaagcgttggactgtcaatctgagagtcccgggttcgaatctcggtgacggcgcctggtgggtaaagggtggagatttttacgatctcccaggtcaacatatgtgcaaacctgccagtgcctgaacccccttcgtgtgtatacgcacgcggaaaCAAATAATTCAAAACgtttacacacaaatgcactccgTGAAGTAAATGGGTGAAAGACAAccatttcttaattctttctgtttttacattaagaatactagttattacctgcagtgtgtggatgtatgtatgaaacgatgtatgtgatattttttacatttgtatcttcgtaatattcgtaaaagctcaacctttacagttatggtccccatgttgtttacttgtctatgttgtgataatgcacctgaccaaatttctccagttggagataataaagttattcttatcttatcttattattattgatacatgCAGAGGGGGCTCCAGAAACTGTGGGCAGAGAGATCAAAGACGCTGAAAAACATAAAGAAAGGATGAATAATTGATATTTatgaaatgaataatgaataaacaaatagacaagtaaagaaaaagaaaaaaagaaatagaggaaTAGAAACCTGAATTATGCATGGGCTATAACCGATTTCCATGATGAGATCGTTGAAAATACGCTGTTCTCTCCCTtgcactctctcttttcctctctctcccccctctctctcccccctctctctctccctcttcctctctctctgtgtctctctctctgtgtctctgtctctgtctgtctgtctgtctgtctcacgcactctctctctctctctttctcctgtatctctctatccctgtctgtgtatctctctgtgaacatgtgtatgttgtgtgcacgtgtgtgtgtgtgtgtgtgtgtgtgtgtgtgtgtgtgtgtgtgtgtgtgtgtgagagagagagagagagagagagagagagagagagagagaatgtgtacaaGCTCGGATATCGTTTTGTAGCAGAAAAGTGAAATGTATGATGGTACTGTTTCGTGTATTTtagaaagaaggggagaaggtCGCAGactggtcaagacgcttatctgccggcAAAGAGAGTCTGTGAGAATctcggttcgaatcccgctcatgctctttctcccaagtctgactggataGTCAAgttgagtgtctagtcattcagatgagacgatacactgaagtcccgtgtacagtaggcacatggcgcactgaaaaagaaaaccatggcaatgacagtgttgtccaggaccatcattaaggccaagctgcagaacaagtggaagcagcagcatccacgccacaacagagcagacccgtactacctgctgactcgttgagagcaggtagccattttcaggctcaggacaggccacaaccgcctgaaacaccacctatacacgaaactccgtatcggcgacacagagcagtgccactgcagaacaggcagccagacaacagaacatctgctgaagtcctgcccgctccaccaagcgctccgagagaaaacctggcccgacccaatcccggcggcccggaagctctacggaggactggaggacctgcgacgtactgccgccttcgtcgaggagacgggggaatccatctgataaatgacgaacgagacaacggAGTGTTGTCCCCTGGTAAAATTATATAGAAGAAATCGACTCTGGTAGGTAAACAAtcatatacgcacacactcaaggcctgcctaagcgAGGTGGGTGGGTAATGCTGCTGGcatcagatgtggtgcagcgaatatggatttttccgaacgcagtgacgactccttgagaaacttaaactgaaaACATTTATTAAAAACAATTctattgtatttcttctttttcttcttcttcttcttcttcttcttcttctctctttctctctctctctctctctctctctctatatatatatatatatagatatatatatatatatttttttttttttttttcctcaatgccTGACTTAGcccttagcgcgttgggttacgctgctggtcagacatctgcttggcagatgtggtgtagcgcatatggatttggccgaacgcagtcacgcctccttgagctactgatactgatactgataccattcCTTTATGGTTAGTATATAGGAATCATACA
This window encodes:
- the LOC143285843 gene encoding uncharacterized protein LOC143285843, with protein sequence MKGLLFTGGIPLLVLLASCTLSQDVNLGDDAINSFGDKDNQPETQFRIARVLKTETEGSFKVTVLYEGTRKPDVNSFDGPFQITKHEHGMVEIDVPKDPRLQHPRVSFFLPDISVTMQLDLNNTADSMAFPHFDFVIGQGGDIKYNPGQPIQFNVTFSIDGDMDNIVSDDVDLQIMISSDTQDNVVDVYDPIESSKAQPVKLVPVDFGGSMGYRYVNFILNSTRENPEGMIGVNYGAHYNSSAKLPVSWLRYHHAVKFYQEGHEGPFPRGFIGFINYTSFDNSHVFCDMDYNDCVLSCEAIGDEVNDIQIRKMTSRGPNPRLSTTTIINGGVASTAVHVRNVTYEDAGYFQCTAKSPTQQIARVLEIEVVRKP